In one Clostridia bacterium genomic region, the following are encoded:
- a CDS encoding recombinase family protein, translated as MHFAISRTSKCFQQLTTYVIPSGAAMTTAWDDSSPIFVGIYARFSNEELQRDASIDDQVRTCTDAAHEKGWIVDPALVFKDAGVSGALMSTREGIIALKARVERDRVKTYRGFVFDDSSRLGRNLAEVLTFCKICEFHQIFLYFVNQELDSRDPNFTELIIQYARTDEQFLKKLRKGVIKGQKGRIIEGMIHGGRYYGYKGVAVPDPTKRSTASKIAIKGVKLYIEDVEGAAVRAIFGWATEGRSLMQIARDCIEAKLPRPYRKGSAKSRWTPDNVAHILHNRLYCGYLSYGKTTNVPHPVSGKIENRPVEESKWLVRHFPDLAIVSIEQWEGVQAVINGHKNFGLKKLGGMGRRSSDAQVPLFSGMLICKSCEGSFVVTGKAGNGDRILQCKKFRYYKSCENGVSVLESVLERSLVDHLATKLLQPELIDYAVEQFHKNLAAQFARIKEQYKNDRRTTAPLLREKKRLETERRNIIDSLRAIGPSESLKEEYAGIEARLTILSQELFSLNPPALPEISLQQGRDFVRSQTSRLSEFLLSDRRSTQQALRRFVGPLKLSAGSGGRNPQCRIEGGFRPCQQE; from the coding sequence TTGCATTTCGCCATCTCCAGAACTTCTAAATGTTTTCAACAGCTTACGACTTATGTCATCCCCAGCGGTGCAGCTATGACCACAGCTTGGGACGATTCTTCACCCATCTTCGTTGGTATTTACGCCCGCTTCTCGAACGAGGAATTGCAGCGAGACGCATCCATCGATGACCAAGTGCGGACATGTACCGATGCCGCTCACGAAAAGGGCTGGATCGTAGATCCGGCCCTCGTTTTTAAGGATGCAGGTGTCTCAGGCGCACTAATGTCTACAAGAGAAGGCATCATCGCGCTGAAAGCCCGTGTTGAAAGAGACAGGGTGAAGACGTACCGCGGATTTGTGTTCGATGACTCCTCCCGCCTCGGGCGGAATCTAGCTGAAGTTCTCACCTTTTGTAAGATCTGCGAGTTTCACCAGATATTTCTCTATTTCGTCAATCAAGAACTCGACTCGCGAGATCCTAACTTCACCGAACTAATTATTCAGTATGCCCGAACCGACGAGCAGTTCTTGAAGAAACTCAGGAAGGGCGTCATCAAGGGACAAAAAGGACGAATCATCGAAGGGATGATTCACGGAGGAAGATACTACGGCTATAAGGGAGTTGCCGTACCGGACCCGACCAAACGAAGCACCGCTTCTAAGATCGCGATCAAGGGAGTAAAACTCTACATCGAGGACGTGGAAGGTGCGGCGGTCCGGGCAATCTTCGGCTGGGCAACGGAGGGGCGAAGCCTGATGCAGATTGCTCGTGATTGCATCGAGGCGAAGCTCCCGCGCCCCTACAGAAAAGGCTCTGCGAAGAGCCGTTGGACGCCGGACAACGTAGCGCACATCCTCCACAACCGGCTCTATTGCGGGTACCTGAGCTATGGAAAGACAACCAATGTACCCCATCCCGTTTCGGGGAAGATTGAAAACAGACCCGTCGAAGAATCCAAATGGCTGGTACGACACTTCCCCGATCTGGCTATCGTCTCAATCGAGCAGTGGGAGGGAGTTCAAGCGGTTATCAACGGCCACAAGAACTTCGGGCTAAAGAAGCTAGGCGGAATGGGCCGGCGCTCCTCTGATGCTCAGGTCCCATTATTTTCTGGAATGTTGATCTGCAAGTCGTGCGAGGGTTCTTTCGTCGTTACTGGTAAGGCCGGTAATGGTGATCGAATCCTTCAATGCAAGAAGTTCCGATACTACAAGAGTTGTGAAAACGGGGTCAGCGTTCTCGAGTCTGTGTTGGAACGAAGCCTCGTAGATCACCTCGCAACCAAGTTGCTCCAACCTGAATTAATCGACTATGCAGTCGAGCAGTTCCATAAGAATCTAGCCGCCCAGTTTGCTCGCATCAAGGAGCAGTACAAGAACGATCGAAGAACAACGGCACCACTGCTGCGCGAAAAGAAGCGACTCGAAACAGAAAGGAGGAACATCATCGACTCGCTTCGCGCAATCGGGCCTTCGGAGAGTCTTAAGGAGGAATATGCCGGAATCGAAGCGCGGTTGACGATCCTGAGCCAGGAATTGTTTTCTTTGAACCCACCAGCACTCCCTGAGATCTCACTGCAACAAGGCCGGGATTTTGTGCGTTCGCAAACGAGTCGGCTGTCCGAGTTCCTGTTATCCGATCGCAGATCCACGCAGCAAGCTCTTCGACGATTTGTTGGACCCCTCAAGTTATCCGCTGGCTCGGGTGGTCGTAACCCCCAATGCCGTATCGAAGGAGGTTTCCGTCCATGTCAGCAAGAGTAA